Proteins from one Triticum aestivum cultivar Chinese Spring chromosome 7A, IWGSC CS RefSeq v2.1, whole genome shotgun sequence genomic window:
- the LOC123153935 gene encoding uncharacterized protein, protein MKQGSGTHHAAAASSMAPGEEAEALLAPRHCLMEHGIVPLKDLVSCGAEPVPVPAVIVDLRNYHDIYMSMVFHYRNCLHFQKVGNLQKGRVMTYAGSVQMARSFFFETPVQDLFRDWDGISHWMSKGTAMYCAVLTVGKEGLLSLPCSSLQIPPLPPQPTNATAPTNKRNPPPTIARNPRQLTPSQEILAKKPEAISVRLQWPRRPIATASLRWSRPPSSPGRRPPPRPPWTDEGSLQLLEILRLHLRGVPHWLIPRYVITGVDLYDREPQELLRAHPSAASADGKKALYFLNRVRAKAKNDGRKCRMASGGTWKSERAPVDIWGASRIAGTRQNLSFIIKGPEGEDLRSGYIAQEFALAGHAGRLAGGDQLVLTKVYFTRRGEEAVSKAKERVMAKAKRKKTAAAASSSSRAPLPPAAVSSPAPGKTPAPVAAYSPAPGKTPAPAAATSPAPPKKADAPSSSSPALIDQAVSDSSAGGSTSSTRLLLLEVGDSPVSQAQDFSIRHILRAAELVGSSLPLNKRKPVPFSCDGLFLLQEGPRKKFPSSP, encoded by the exons ATGAAGCAGGGGAGCGGCACCCACCACGCAGCAGCAGCTTCATCCATGGCgccgggggaggaggcggaggcattgcTAGCTCCGAG GCATTGCCTGATGGAGCATGGTATTGTTCCACTGAAAGACCTAGTCAGTTGTGGAGCAGAACCTGTTCCTGTTCCTGCCGTGATTGTCGATCTCAGAAA TTACCACGACATATACATGTCAATGGTGTTTCACTACAGGAACTGTCTTCACTTTCAAAAGGTCGGAAATCTTCAGAAAGGCAGAGTGATGACTTATGCAGGATCTGTTCAGATGGCGAGGAGCTTCTTCTTTGAGACACCTGTCCAAGATCTTTTCAGAG ATTGGGATGGAATATCACATTGGATGTCCAAAGGAACAGCAATGTACTGCGCCGTATTGACTGTGGG GAAAGAGGGCTTGCTGAGCCTCCCCTGTTCCTCCCTTCAAATACCCCCCCTCCCGCCCCAACCAACAAACGCAACGGCCCCAACCAACAAACGCAACCCCCCTCCCACCATCGCAAGAAATCCGAGGCAACTCACCCCGTCCCAAGAAATTCTAGCCAAGAAACCGGAAGCAATCTCTGTCCGCCTCCAATGGCCCAGGAGGCCAATTGCGACGGCGAGCCTGCGATGGAGTCGGCCGCCCTCGTCCCCGGGCCGCCGGCCGCCACCCCGCCCCCCCTGGACGGACGAGGGGTCTCTCCAGTTGCTGGAGATCTTGCGCCTCCATCTCAGGGGCGTCCCGCATTGGCTCATCCCCCGCTACGTCATCACTGGGGTCGACCTCTACGATCGGGAGCCCCAGGAGCTCCTCCGCGCCCacccctccgccgcctcggccgaCGGCAAGAAGGCGCTCTACTTCCTCAACCGCGTCCGGGCCAAGGCCAAGAACGACGGCCGGAAATGCCGTATGGCTTCCGGCGGCACATGGAAGTCCGAGCGTGCGCCGGTGGACATATGGGGCGCCTCCCGCATCGCCGGCACCCGCCAGAACCTGTCCTTCATCATCAAGGGACCCGAGGGAGAGGACCTGCGCTCCGGCTACATCGCCCAGGAGTTTGCGCTCGCCGGCCACGCTGGTcgcctcgccggcggcgaccagctcGTGCTGACCAAGGTGTACTTCACCCGGCGGGGAGAAGAGGCCGTCTCCAAGGCCAAGGAGCGCGTGATGGCCAAGGCAAAGCGCAAGAagacggccgccgccgcctcctcctcctcccgggcGCCTCTTCCGCCCGCAGCCGTCTCCTCCCCTGCTCCCGGCAAGACGCCGGCTCCCGTCGCCGCCTACTCCCCTGCTCCCGGCAAGACGCCGGCTCCcgctgccgccacctcgccggctcCCCCCAAGAAGGCGGATGCCCCTTCGTCCTCATCGCCGGCGCTCATCGACCAGGCAGTCTCCGACTCGTCCGCGGGAGGATCCACCTCATCCACAAGGTTGCTGCTGCTGGAGGTGGGTGACTCCCCAGTAAGCCAAGCCCAGGACTTCTCGATCCGGCACATCCTCAGGGCGGCGGAGCTGGTAGGCTCCTCGCTGCCCTTGAACAAAAGGAAGCCTGTCCCATTTAGTTGTGATGGCTTGTTCTTGCTCCAGGAAGGGCCCAGGAAGAAGTTTCCATCATCTCCATAG